One Denticeps clupeoides chromosome 3, fDenClu1.1, whole genome shotgun sequence DNA window includes the following coding sequences:
- the LOC114785458 gene encoding zinc finger protein 239-like yields MIIGDKMIVEITSCFIPRESDDEEYSYQESKFAVQRCEEEAEENLHQFNKYDDSLSQLKILETGPRKPYQCEECGKSFTQAGSLKKHRRTHTGEKPYQCVQCGKNFTQAGSLKIHKRIHTGEKPYQCVQCGKNFAEAGTLKIHKRIHTGEKPYQCVQCGKSFTRASHLQSHKRTHTGEKPYQCVQCGKRFAEASILKKHKRTHTGEKLYQCVQCGKNFTQAGSLKTHQRIHTGEKPYLCVQCGKNFAEARSLIIHKRTHTGEKPYQCVQCGSSFAQASNLNRHKRTHTVENSNKFVQCGKRFTEASLRCNQSLHTDDKLYNCVAVVKLKKLDIPTPIHCGNIPEPTRIDVKKELDD; encoded by the exons atgattattggtgataagATGATTGTGGAAATAACCtcctgcttcattccaag agagtcggatgatgaagaatattcat atcaggaaagcaaatTTGCTGTACAGAGGTGTGAAGAGGAAGCTGAAGAAAATttacaccagttcaacaagtatgatGACAGTTTAAGCCAATTGAAGATCCTTGAAACAGGACCGAgaaagccttaccagtgtgaagagtgtgggaagagctttacTCAAGCAGGATCCCTTAAAAAACACAGGAGGACACATAcgggagaaaagccctaccagtgtgtacagtgtgggaagaattttacacaagcaggatcccttaaaatacacaagaggatacatactggagagaagccctaccagtgtgtacaatgtgggaagaattttgcagaagcaggaacccttaaaatacacaagaggatacatactggagagaagccctaccagtgtgtacagtgtgggaagagttttacacgagcatcacaccttcagtcacacaagaggacacatactggagaaaaaccctaccagtgtgtacaatgtggaaaGAGATTTGCAGAAGCATCAatccttaaaaaacacaagaggacacatacggGAGAAAAGCtttaccagtgtgtacaatgcgggaagaattttacacaagcaggatcccttaaaacacaccagaggatacatactggagaaaaaccctacctgtgtgtacaatgtgggaagaattttgcAGAAGCAAGAAGCCTtataatacacaagaggacacatacgggagaaaagccctaccagtgtgtacaatgtgggagcagttttgcacaagcatcaaaccttaatagacacaagaggacacatactgtagAAAATTCCAATAAGtttgtacaatgtgggaagagatttacaGAAGCATCACTCAGATGTAATCAAAGTTTACACACCGATGATAAGCTCTATAACTGTGTAGCAGTCGTTAAACTGAAGAAATTAGATATACCCACACCTATACATTGTGGTAACATACCAGAACCAACAAgaattgatgtgaagaaagagttggaTGATTAA
- the LOC114785459 gene encoding oocyte zinc finger protein XlCOF6-like, whose translation MDPSLSLLPADLRSVDQRSTHVKPEISPDTITSLNCSKILEPAGIVVKEELEDEEYSDVKPEISSDYITSLICGKILEPTAIDVKKELDDEVYSDQESKFADQKCKEETEENLHQFNNYDNSLKQVNLDHDYFKEKPYQCDECGRGFTRASHLIIHKRTHTANTYQCTLYIINEVSVNDEKRDLDDVIHADQESKFADQRCEEETEENLHQFNKYDNSLRQVKILETGPRNNSKEKPFQCEECGKSFTQPSDLITHKRTHTGEKPYQCVYCGKNFTQTGTLKRHKRIHTGEKPYQCVQCGKSYTQASHLIVHKRTHTGEKPYRCVQCGKRFTEASNFKRHKRTHTVEKPFQCVQCGKRFSYISDLITHKKTHTGEKPYQCVQCGRSFARASNLKRHKRSHTGDKPFQCVQCGNRYSCVSHLKRHKRTHTGEKPFQCLQCGKSFTRASHLTTHQRTHTGEKPYQCIQCGKSFSDASYFQRHKITHTGKKPFQCEQCGKSFSCALYLKRHRRTHTGEKPYQCVQCGKSFLDSSHLKTHKRIHTGEKPYQCVQCGKSFSDASYFNRHKTTHLANIYQCTLCSKGFRTLYQLKYHQHLHTEEKSNKCTEKKLKKADIITPVNLVETVEVTVKDEKQDLDDAIHADQEMEYTDQRYKEETEEKFHKYDNSLRQVKIFETQQRNYSKEKPYKCEECGKSFTRAPDLKRHQKIHTGEKPYQCVQCGKRYSCASTLKRHKKIHTVEKPNQFVQCGKRFTKASLKCIQSLHTDDKLYKCLAVVKLKKLDITTPIHCGNILEPTRIDVKKELDD comes from the exons atggatcccagtttgtctctgttacctgctgatctgaggagtgtagaccagagaagcacacatgttaaaccagaaatatcaccagataccatcacatctctgaactgcagtAAAATACTAGAACCAgcaggaattgttgtgaaggaAGAATTGGaagatgaagaatattcag atgttaaaccagaaatatcatcaGATTACATCACATCTCTGATCTGTGgaaaaatactggaaccaacagcaattgatgtgaagaaagagttggatgatgaagtctattcag atcaggaaagcaaatTCGCTGATCAGAagtgtaaagaggaaactgaagaaaatctgcaccagttcaacaattATGACAACAGTTTAAAACAAGTGAACCTTGaccatgactattttaaagagaagccttaccagtgtgacgagtgtgggaggggttttacacgagcatcacaccttataatacacaagaggacacatactgcaaatacctaccagtgcactcttt ACATCATCAATG aagtatcagtgaatgatgagaagcgggacttggatgatgtgattcatgCAG atcaggaaagcaaatTTGCTGATCAGAGGTgtgaagaggaaactgaagaaaatttacaccagttcaacaagtatgacaacagtttaagacaagtgaagattcTTGAAACAGGACCGAGAAACAATTCTAAAGAGAAGCCTTtccagtgtgaagaatgtgggaagagctttacaCAACCATCAGACCTtataacacacaagaggacacatactggagagaagccttaccagtgtgtatattgtgggaagaattttacacaaacaggaacccttaaaagacacaagaggatacatactggagagaagccctaccagtgtgtacaatgtgggaagagttatacacaagcatcacaccttatagtacacaagaggacacatactggagagaaaccctaccggtgtgttcaatgtgggaaacgttttacagaagcatcaaattttaaaagacacaagaggacacatactgtagAAAAACCCttccagtgtgtacaatgtgggaaaaggtTTTCATATATATCAGACCTtataacacacaaaaagacacatactggagagaaaccttaccaatgtgtacaatgtgggaggagttttgcacgagcatcaaaccttaaaagacacaagaggtcACATACTGGAGATAAGCCCTTccaatgtgtacaatgtgggaacaGATACTCATGTGTATCACatcttaaaagacacaagaggacacacactggagagaagcccttccagtgtttacaatgtgggaagagttttacacgagcatcacacctgacaacacaccagaggacacatactggagagaagccttaccagtgtatacaatgtgggaagagtttttcagatgcatcatACTTTCAAagacacaaaataacacatacTGGAAAGAAGCCCTTccaatgtgaacaatgtggcaagagtttttcatgtgcattataccttaaaagacacaggagaacacatactggagagaagccataccagtgtgtacaatgtgggaagagttttttagattcatcacaccttaaaacacacaagaggatacatactggagagaagccctaccagtgtgtacaatgtgggaagagtttttcagatgcatcatACTTTAACAGACACAAGACGACACATCTTGCAAATAtctaccagtgcactctttgctctaaagGCTTCAGAACATTATATCAACTCAAatatcatcaacatttacatactgaagaaaagtCCAACAAgtgtacagagaagaaattgaagaaagcagatatcatcacacctgtgaatttggttgaaacagtggaagtaacagtgaaggatgagaagcaggacttggatgatgCGATTCATGCAG atcaggaaatgGAATACACTGATCAGAGGtataaagaggaaactgaagaaaagttccacaagtatgacaacagtttaagacaagtaAAGATCTTtgaaacacaacaaagaaactattctaaagagaagccttacaagtgtgaagagtgtgggaagagttttacacgagcaccAGACCTTAAAAGACATCAGaaaatacatactggagagaagccctatcagtgtgtacaatgtgggaagagataTTCATGTGCATCAacccttaaaagacacaagaagaTACATACTGTAGAAAAGCCCAATCAAtttgtacaatgtgggaagagatttacaAAAGCATCACTCAAATGTATTCAAAGTTTACATACCGATGATAAGCTCTATAAGTGTTTAGCAGTCGTTAAACTGAAGAAATTAGATATAACCACACCTATACATTGTGGTAAcatactggaaccaacaagaattgatgtgaagaaagagttggaTGATTAA